The DNA region ACTCGGGGTCACCGGCTACGAGACTTAGCGAAAACGCGACCAGTTCGGACGGGCGGTGGGGCTGTCGAGTGACGGCCGCAGCAGTTGCTTTCTTTATAATATATGCGCCGACTGAGGGGCCCCAAGCTACACCGGTTGATGACCCCACGGCGGCGTGGGTCGTGTGGATTACGAAGGATATCAGTCACAGAGACAGACGCCGCCCTCTCGAATCTGACTCGCCACAAACTGGTGAACAGCAGTTGCGAGCTCGGTCATTGCGTCGGCCTGTTCCTCGGTTGGACGACCACCACCGTAGTAACTCTCAGTCCGGTTCTCGCTGTAGAGCTCCTTCATTTCCTCCGCCGTAGTTCTCTCGAACAGTCCAATCTGGTGCGCACGGTCGTAACTGAACTGGTGGTCCTGGAAATCTCGGAGTGTATCGTTGGTCATCGAGAGCGCATACGCCTCTATCGACCGTTCTATCGCCCGAAACAGATCTCAATGACGGCAGTGTAGTACCCGTCTTGCACTTGAAGTGTGTCGACAACTTCGAGGAGTCTACATGCTTTGGTCAGTTGCGTCTCCCAGTCTGTGTCAGCACTGATTCCCTCTTCGAACACCGTCCTACCTCTGCCGACCATCTCGAAGGCATCCTGGGCCCGCTCAAGCGCGTCGAGCACGGCAGCAGGGTCCGAACCGTTACTCATCGTCGCCCCCCTGCTCCAGAAGGAGGTTTTCGACGGTTTCGAAGTCGCTCGTCCTGTAGACCGGAACGCCTGAGATGATAATTTCCCGAATGTCATCGGTGTAGGCTGGAATCGCTTGGACAGCCTCAACGTCGATATCGTAGGCGTATCGGTCCCCATCGAACACCTTGTCCTCAAGCTCACGGGCAATGGTGTTCGCTTCCCGCTGACTATCTGCCCGCCCGGAACGAGTGAGGACCCAGATATCAATATCGCTCCGTCGGTCAGCATCCCCACGAGCAACGCTGCCGTACAGGATGATTCCGACGACGTCGCTGATGTTGTCACGGAGCTCCGTTACCGCAGTTTTGACGGGCTTGTGATACTCAGGCTGGGGAATCCGAAGAATCGGATCGTCCGGGATAGACAATCGCTCTCTGTTGATTTGTACGAGTCGCTGGTTGCTTTCGGGTGATTCAATGATTAGGTCATTCGAACCGAGAACATTCACTGCCCGTCGGACGGACTGGTGTGAATGGCCGATCTGTGTCGCGAGTTCTCGCAACGAAAAGTCGCTAAACCGGTGGTTGGTTAAAAATAGAAGGATATCGCTCGTTGCTTTGTGTTTGAATAAATCTGGATTTGAAGTGGGTATCGGAAGCGAAATAGACGCACCGATTGAATCGCTGCCTTTCGTCTGACGGCCCATATGCCGTATCACGGACCACTAGTATAAAAATATTATATGTGATTCAGAGTTTGCGTAAGTAATCACCTCGGTATCAACACCACCATATCTGAGGAGACTGGTATCAGTGAACGGACCTCAATACGTTTAGTCGATAGGAGAAGCAGACACCACGACTTATCATCTACCGCCGATGGCGGGGTATTCATACTGATCAGGATTATCTCGGCCAAAGACGGACTGCGTGCGCCTGACGGTCCGCCCTTCGAACTCCCGCATAGACTGCGGGGCTTTCGAGTGCAAGCTAAGTGTTTTCGAAAGTGGGTCAGCAACCACTGGTTATGCAGCACATACGCATCGGCTCCGGATATTGTCCACAGTATACTAACCCACATCGACGCCCTCGACCTTCGACATGACCGTCCAATCCCCTCGTGGAACACACCATCGACATTCGGGAGGTCCCGCATGAGCGACGAGTGGGATGACGTGAGTTACGTCATCAGTTCCAAGTACCGTGTCGATACCCTCGACAGACTGCAAACGGGTCCTGCGACACCCTCGCTCGTCGCGGCCGACACCGACCGCGCCATAGCCCACATCTCGCGGGCCCTCCAGGAACTCCAGGAGGAAGGACTGGTCACGTTACTTGTCTCCGAAGAACGCCGGAAGGGACGTGTCTATGGGGTAACTGAGAAGGGAGCGGATGTGATAGAGAAGATTCACGCCCAGGATATGGTGTGAGCGAGTTCTTTCTGTGACTCCCCAGGGTATAGGGGTTCCAAAATGAAAGATTCTCCCCACTGAAGCACAGTCAGACTGCGATAGCCAACTGAACACTGGCGTTTACAGGCGACTGTCGAGGTCGTCGCAGACGCCTCAACACTCGTCAGTCTCGGCATCGTCGCTGGACCTACTCCCGGCCACTCGGGACGTGTCTGGCTCGGGACGATGGTACCGTCCCAACGGCGGTTATCGAGGAACTTCGTGAGATAGCCTCGGACGACGATGCACACGGTCGTGCAGCGACCACTGTCCTCGACCGCACTGACGGACTCGTGACACGGTCAGTCAGCCTCGACGCGGACTTCCCGCCCGACGATGGCGAGGCGGCTGCTGTCGCCCGTGCGAACGACATCGATGCCGCATGGTTCCTCTGTGACGAATCCACCCACCTCGGCTTGCTCTACGCGTCGCTCGCCGATACCCGGCTGTGAACTACTATACCCTGCTCCCGGAGACCTAGTTCCGATACTGGTCTCCACGAGTAGGCAGAGACGTATACTGGCGGACAGCTCTGGGGATACTCCGCCGAATACGCGTGGGTGTCCCTCGGACAGCACCTCGAAGGGGCCACCACCGGCGATACGTATTGGAATGGGGTCATTAACGCACAGCTTGTGGGCCCGCCCGCGCTGACGTGGGTCGGTCTTGGAGGTGTCACGACACCTGAAAAGACGAGTACTCACAGCACCCTTTATTCAGGCCGACGAGAGTCAGAAAATACTTTTCCGATTGGTCACGAGTCTAATATATGGAACGGCGACGACTGGTCGCAACGCTCGCTCTCCTCGCGCTGGTCGCGCTGGCGGGATGTGCAACGGTCCCGAGCCCGGGAACCGTCTGTTCGGGCTGTACGGAGATGCCGGAGCAGACGGACAACGTGAGCGTCGACGATAGCGTCACGCACTTTTATGTCGAAAGCGAGGGTGACGCACGTGTCGAGGCACGAATGCAGCTGTCGGGCAGCGGTGTCGACTCTCTGCGAACGGACCGGGGGAAGTTACAGGCTCTCGTCGGACGAATAAAAGAGGGGTATGGCCCCTCGGCGTTCGAGCGTCGAAACCTCACGGGCCGAATGGATGGCGACACGCTCGTGGTCACGTACCGCGTATCGGACGTGGGCGAGCGACGATTCGACACGGTCGTCGTGGACGCGTTCTACAGGTACGACGGCGATGGTCCCGAAACCGAGGACAACTACGAGCAATCGTTTTATATCGGCACCGACCGGCTGGTCGTCCATGGTCCCGACGGGACGCGCTCGCTCGTCGACCCGCCGGACGGAACCAGCGACGGCGACCGGGTGACCTGGACGGGGGACGAGGTCTCCCCCCGGACGTACGTCGTGTTCGGCTCACACGAGGCACTCGCTCGTCCAGCTATCGCGCTGGAGGTGCTTAGCTGGGCCGTCGGATCTGCGGTTCCGGGGGCACTGTTACTTGGCGTTCCGCTGGTTGGCCTCGCCAGCGCCTTTGCGGTCTACTATCCACGCCGGCTGGACGATGGCTGGAACCCGCGTGAGGACTGGGTGTTGAGGGCTCAGCTGGCGCTTGGTGGGTTGCTCGTCGCGCACTTCCTCTTCCTGGCGATGCTGGGTAATCTCGGCGGGCTGTTCACGCTGGGTCTCCTGGCCCTCGTTATCTGGCGCTATCGTCCTGGCGAGGGAATATTCCCACGCGTCCGTGGAGTCGCTGAATCGGTACCTGGGGCGCTCCTGTCACCCGAGATAACGGACGAGCGACTGACTGCTGTGGCCGTCGCTATCGTGTTCGCGGCTCTGACAGCTGTCGTCGTGGTCGACTACCGGGGGACTGTGACGTTTTGGGTATTCCTCGTCACCAGTGGCAACATCCTGGTGACGTTTCCGGTCCTGGGTCTCCTCGTCTCCAAGCCCCGACTGTCTGTGGCGAGAACCGCTCTCGTCACGGCCCTCGCGGGGACGGTTTGGTTGTCTATCTTGGCGGGGGTGGTCGATTCGGGCGCCCTCGGAGGAGGCGGTCTCCTGTGGGGGCTCCTGTTATTGAGTTTTATATTCCTCCCTTCGCCCCTGTTCTACGGGACTCTCTGGCTCACGGCAGAGTGACAGTCTGTCACTCGTCGCTATCGCGGACCGACCGGCTCTTTCCTGGCCGAACGCGATAGCGCTCGTTTGCTGGCACTCGGCGAAATCCGATTCCGCTCCGTACCCAACCGCAGGCGTCCAGAGTGGCCCAGTACCCGCCTGAAGCTGGTGTCAGAACTTATAACACGCCGTCCGGTAATGATGCTTCTAAAACGATGGTAGAGCTGCTAACCGTCGTCGGTATCGGTGTCGCCGTATTCGTCGGGTTCAACATCGGAGGGTCATCGACAGGCGTGGCGTTCGGGCCGGCTGTCGGTTCGCGCCTGGTTCGGAAGACGACTGCGGGAGCGTTGTTCGTCGGCTTTGGCTTTCTGGGGGCCTGGACCGTCGGGCGGAACGTCATCGCGACGATGAGCAGTAGTATCGTGCCGGCGACCCAGTTTACGCCCATCGCGAGTGTCGCCGTGCTGTTTTTCACCGGGGCGTCGCTGTTGATATCGAATCTCTATGGCGTCCCAGCATCGACCTCGATGACCGCCGTCGGCGCCATCGTCGGCCTGGGTCTGGCCTCGGGGACCCTGAATCAGGCGCTGATGTTCGTTATCGTCTCGGCGTGGATCGTCGCCCCGCTGGTGTGTCTGGTTATCGGGGTCGTCGTCGGCCGGTATCTGTACCCGTACCTCGACCGCTACATCGCCTTTACGACGTTCGATCTCCACTTCATCCAGCTCGACCGGTCGGGCGC from Haloarcula salinisoli includes:
- a CDS encoding nucleotidyltransferase domain-containing protein, whose translation is MGRQTKGSDSIGASISLPIPTSNPDLFKHKATSDILLFLTNHRFSDFSLRELATQIGHSHQSVRRAVNVLGSNDLIIESPESNQRLVQINRERLSIPDDPILRIPQPEYHKPVKTAVTELRDNISDVVGIILYGSVARGDADRRSDIDIWVLTRSGRADSQREANTIARELEDKVFDGDRYAYDIDVEAVQAIPAYTDDIREIIISGVPVYRTSDFETVENLLLEQGGDDE
- a CDS encoding winged helix-turn-helix domain-containing protein encodes the protein MSDEWDDVSYVISSKYRVDTLDRLQTGPATPSLVAADTDRAIAHISRALQELQEEGLVTLLVSEERRKGRVYGVTEKGADVIEKIHAQDMV